GACTCAATTGCGGACAGCTCTGCCAACATGCACCTTTGTCAATCTTTATGGATCTACTGAAATTACTGCCGACGCAACGTATCACAGGTTTGCTGCTGGCGATCCACTTTCGAAGCTACGAATACCGCCGATTGGGCGCCCAGTTGCCAACACTCAGATTTACATTCTTGACGGCCGGGGGTGTCCCGTTCCTGTGGGTGTGACAGGGGAGCTTTACATTGGCGGCGTTCAGGTTGCGCGTGGCTATCTGAACCGCTCCGACCTGACAGCAGCAAGGTTTGTCCCCGACCCGTTCAGCACCGATCCCGATGCGCGGCTTTACCGGACGGGGGATCTGGGGCGCTGGCGGGCAGACGGGACGCTCGAGTATCTAGGACGCCGGGACTTCCAGGTGAAGCTCCGGGGGCACCGAATCGAGCCTGGCGAGATCGAGGCGTGCCTGCGCGCCCATGCGGGTGTGGACGATGCGGTTGTGGTCGCTCGCGGTTCGGAGAGTGACGGCGGTACGGCCCTTGCGGCCTATGTGGTTGCGGACATGGATGGTGCTGACAACGGCGGTGTTGGGCTGGATGCGCAGGTGCTCCGGGACCATGTCGTGCGGCATCTGCCGTCGTGGATGGTTCCTTCGGCCTACGTGCTCATGGAGGCGTTTCCGCTGACGGCGAGCGGCAAGCTGGACCGGCAGGCACTTCCGACCCCGGATGGAGAGGCTTATGTCCGGCAGACTTACGAGGCACCTGTAGGGGCGGTGGAGGAGACGCTGGCGCGGATCTGGTCGCAGCTACTGGGGGTTGAAAAGGTCAGTCGCCACGACAACTTCTTCGACCTCGGCGGTCATTCGCTTTTGGCCGTCCAGACGATCTCAAGACTGCGCGAGACGCTCGGGAAAGAGGTTACCGTAAAGGATCTTTTTGCCAATCCCGTGTTGAGGGCGTTTGCCGCCGGACTCGAAGCGGCGGGGCGGTCCACCATGCCGCCGATCGCCCCCGTGGACCGTAGCGCCCGGTTGCCTTTGTCGTTCGCGCAGCAGCGTTTGTGGTTCCTGTCCGAATTAGACGAACGAGCGGGCGAGGCTTATGTGATTTCAGGGGGTGCGCGGCTGCAGGGGCAGTTGGACCGTCCGGCGCTCGAACAGGCCCTGGACCGGATCGTTGCCCGTCACGAGGTGCTGCGCACGCGGTTTGTTTCGGTGGACGGGGTCCCAGAACAGCGGATCTATCCGGCCGATGCGGGCTTTGCGCTTGAGCTGACGGACCTGCGGGAGGCCGGCGACCCCGAGGCGGAGCTTGTCCGTCTTGCCGGGCTGGATAGTCGAACCGGGTTCGATCTTGAGGCTGGCCCTCTTATCCGGGGGCGTCTGGTTCAGCTCGGCGAAGACGATCATGCACTTTTGGTCAGCATGCATCACATTGTCTCCGATGGCTGGTCCTTGGGTATTTTCCTCAAGGAGCTGGGGGCGTTGTACGGGGCGTTTGCCCGTGGCGAGTCCGATCCGCTTCCGCCCCTTGAGGTGCAGTACGCCGATTATGCCAGCTGGCAGCGGACATGGCTGTCCGGCGAGGTGTTGCACGACCAGGCGGACTACTGGCGCGAGACCCTGGCCGACGCGCCGGCGCTGCTCGAGCTGCCTGGCGATCGCGCGCGGCCGCCACAGCAGGACTATCGTGGGGCGGCGCGGACTGTCGTTCTGGATGAAGCGCTGACCCGCAGTCTGAAGGCGCTGAGCGAGCGCCACGGTGTGACCCTGCACATGACGCTCCTGGCCGCCTGGGCCTTGCTGCTGTCACGGCTGAGCGGGAGCGAGGATGTGGTGGTGGGCACGCCGGTGGCGAACCGGCGCCACAGGAGTGTTGAAGACTCGATCGGGTTCTTTGTCAATACGATCGCGCTGCGGGTGGATTTGTCCGGCTCGCCCAGTGTTGGCGAGCTGCTGTTGCGGGTGAAGGCCGGGAGCCTGGCGGCGCAGGATCGTCAAGATATTCCGTTCGAGCAGGTGGTCGATCTGGTCTGTTCGGAGCGCAGCCTGTCGCATGCACCTTTGTTCCAGACCATGTTGATCTGGCAGAACGCACCCGCAGCCTCACCTGGGCTTGCCGGATTGTCGGTAACGGACCTTGAGGGGGGTGAGGACACCAGTGCCAAGTTCGATCTTACCCTGTCGCTGAGGGAGAACAGCGGGGGGATCGAGGGCAGCCTGGTTTACGCCCGATCGTTGTTCGAGGGAGCGACGATCGGGCGCTACCTAGATTACTGGCAGCGGCTTTTGAAGGGAATGGCGGTGGAAACCCGTCCCTGTCACGATCTCGAACTGATGGCTGCGGACGAGCGCCGTCTTGTTGTTGAAGAGTGGAACGCAAGCGCAGTGGCTTATCCGGAAGGAATCTGCCTGCACGAGCTGTTCGAGGCGCAGGTTGCAAAGGACCCGTCAGCCGTGGCGCTGGTCTTTGAAGGCGAGGAGCTGAGCTATGGCGCTCTGAATGAGCGGGCCAACCGTCTTGCGCATCATCTGCGGATTCTGGGGGTGGGTCCAGACGGTCTTGTTGGTATTTGCGTAGAACGTGGCTTTGAGATGGTGGTGGGGCTTCTGGCTGTGCTGAAGGCGGGCGGAGCCTATGTGCCTTTGGACCCTGCTTATCCTGTGGAGCGGCTGCGCTTCATGCTGGAAGACAGCGGCCTGCAGGTGCTGTTGCATGACGGCAGCGTGGCGGCTGACCTAATTGTGAAGCTTTGCCATGCCTGTCCCGGGACCCAGGGAGTCGATCTGGCAGGTACGGAAGGCTGGCGCGAGCAGCCGGCGACGAACCTGGAGCGCGGGGCTCTCACACCCCGGAACCTGGCCTATGCGATCTATACCTCCGGGTCCACGGGACAGCCGAAAGGCGTCATGGTCGAACACGGCAACATCGTGAACCAGGTGCTCTGGTATCAAGAGGCCTTCGCCCAGAACGGGGACGATGTGACGCTGCAGAAGACCCCGCTTGGCTTCGACATCTCCGTGTGGGAGATTTTCGTGCCGCTGATGTGCGGGGCTCGGCTGGTGCTCGCCCGTCCGGAGGGTCACAAGGACCCAGCCTATCTGGCGGACATTATCCGCGAGACTGGGGTTACCATACTCCAATTTGTCCCGTCGATGCTGGAGGCGTTTCTGGCGCATCGTCTGAGTGCCGATGCCTGCAAGAGCATCAGGCATGTAATATGTGCCGGTGAGGCATTGTCCGCTTCGCTGCTACAGGGGGCGGGGCGGCGGTTCCCGTCAGCAGGTCTTCATAATCTGTTTGGCCCGACCGAGACGGCGGTGGTTGTCACATCCTGGACCTGTCCGGCCGGGTTCGAGGGCGGGGGCGTTCCCATCGGGCGTCCTGTTGCCAACACTCAGGTTTACATTCTCGACGGTCGGGGATGTCCCGTTCCTGTGGGTGTGACGGGTGAGCTTTACATTGGCGGCGTTCAAGTTGCGCGCGGCTACCTGAATCGCCCTGACCTGACAGCGGCTCGGTTTATTGCCAACCCGTTCAGCACCGATCCCGATGCCCGGCTTTACCGGACGGGCGATCTGGGGCGCTGGCGGGCAGATGGGACGATCGAGTATCTGGGCCGCCGGGACTTCCAGTTGAAGATCCGGGGCCACCGGATCGAGCTAGGCGAGATCGAGGCGTGCCTGAGCGCCCATGCGGGTGTGGGAGCTGCGGTTGTGGTTGCGCGCGGTTCGGGGAGCGAGGGTGACACGTCCCTTGCGGCCTATGTAGTTGCGGACAAGGATAGTGCTGACAGGGGAAGTGTTGGGGTGAATGCGCAGGCGCTCCGGGACCATGCAGCACGGCATCTGCCGTTGTGGATGGTCCCTTCGGCCTATGTGTTGATGGACGCGTTTCCGCTGACGGCGAGCGGTAAGCTGGACCGACGGGCGCTTCCGAACCCGGACGGAGCGGCCTATGTCCGGCGAATCTATGAAGCCCCTGAAGGGGGAGTGGAGGAAACGCTGGCACGGATCTGGTCGCAGCTGCTCGAGGTCGAACGAGTCGGCCGCCACGACAACTTCTTCGACCTGGGCGGTCACTCGCTCCTGGCCGTGCAGATGATTGCACGATTGCCCGAGGCGCTCGGGAAAGAGGTTCCACTAGCGAAGCTTTTTGCTCGACCAACCGTCATTGCCTTTGCGGACGTTCTTAATAGTCAGCACTGCCTGCTAGATCGGGGAATAACAGCGTTTCGCGCGGAAGGAACCAAACCTCCTCTATTCCTTTTCCAGGAGGGCAGTGGTGAAGTCATCTATGGCTTCGAACTTACCCGTCATATCGATGCAGATATACCTGTCTACGGACTGACTAATCACGGTGATTTGAGCACGCCTCTTTGCACGATCGAGGCCATAGCCGCCCATTTTCTGGACTCGATCAAAATGGTGCAGCCGCAAGGACCTTACTACATCGCAGGATGGTCGTTCGGCGGTTTGCTTGCTTACGAAGTCGCTACCCAGATGATCGGCAATGATGACCAGGTCGCATTCCTCGGCCTCTTCGATATCAATTGCCCGCAGTCGTTAGAACCTGCCAGTTCGGAAGAGGATTATCTGCGGCGAATTATCAAAGACAAACACGTTCTCCTGCATCTTGCGGCAATTGCCGCAAGGCGCGGCATACCGATAGCACTGAATGATATAGAGAGCCCTTTACACCAAGATGAGGTTCGACAATACATCTCCCGCATGTATGCATATGAACAAGCCATGCACCAATATCATATTCAACCAATCCCAATCCCCATGCACCTTTTTGCAGCTATCGAAGGTACCCTGGTTAGCCGTTCGGGTGGTTGGGATACTGTCATCTCAAAAGAGCATATTCACTTCGTTTCGGTCCCTGGAAATCACTGGACGATGATGGACCCTCCTAATATTTCCTGCCTTGGGGCATCTGTTTCCAAGTCTCTGAAGGATTTGGATCAGCGGGTTTACAGACAGGGGCGGAGTTACGATCCGCTGGTGACCATTCAAACTGGCCAGATGGGGCAAATTCCGGTCTTCTGCATCCCCGGGGCAGGCGGCAATGTTGCTGGCTTTGCGCCGCTTGCAAATGCCCTTGATGAGTCCTGTCCCATCTATGGTCTGCAACCACGCGGACTGGACGGCCAGCGTGTGCCACACGCGAGCGTTCGGGCCGCTTCCAGATGCTACCTTGAGGCAATTCGAACGGTCTGCCCTGACGGACCTGTCCATCTACTCGGTCATTCCTTTGGAGGCTGGATTGCTTTCCAGATTGCCCTGGAGCTGCTGGAACTCCGCTGCCCAGCTGAGTCGCTCACCTTGATCGACAGCGAAGCACCGAAGCAACACGGGGATCGAGTAAGCGAGTACACACGCACCGAAATCGTGACGAAATTGATTGGGATCTACGAACAAGCTGGAGAATGTTCGCTTGGGATAGAGCCCGCTGAATTGGCGCAGCTCGATGCAGAGCGGCAAATCGGCCGCTTGCATGAGAGTCTTCTTCAGCACGGTTTGATGCCGGCACGTTCCAAGTCACAAGACCTGCAAGGAGTCGTTCGCTCCTTTGGAACCGCGCTCAGGACGAAATATCAACCGGCAAGGCCGTACCCAGGACGGACCGGTTTGATATTAATGAGCAATCCCAAGCTTCCTGAATCGTCCAATGCCAAATTATTTGCGAACAGCGTTGAGGCATGGCGCTTGTGGGCCCCAGAGCTTTTGTCCTGGCATGGTCCGGGCAACCACATGACAGCGCTCAAGCATCCGCATGTTCGGCACTTGTCCAAGTGGATAATGAGCAACTTTCAAGGCCAAGTGGGTGCATCGGAATAAGGCGCGGGTAGGGGTTCCTCCCTCTGACAGCACGATCGCCTATGCATCGCCTATATTCTGAAATTCAACGCATCCGGAAGTGATGGCAATGCCATCCGTCCCCGACCGCGGCAAAGGCACCGAAGTACCCTTTCCCAACGGTCAACTCCTCGATCGTCCACTCGTGCTCGCCAGGGCAGCGCAATGGATGGTCCAGATCGACAGCGACCCGCGCTAGCCTGGATTATTCACGAAAAGTAAGAAAAGGAAGCCCGAAACCTTGGTAGTATCGGGCTTTCCACGTTTTCTAAGTTCTATTCTGCCATGACTGAGTGCACAAACACTTCCCTTCGATTTCCCCTCTCATACCAATTCCTCAAAGTCCTGACACGGATAGCTGGTCGATGAGCCACCGCCACCCGGTCAGCGAGGCGATGAGGTCCCGTCCCGCCAGCTGCAGTCGCGTCCTGACCTTCTCTCGGAGTTCCTCCAAGGCACCGCAGGTCAGCCACTTCAGTCAACTCTTTAACCATTCCCAGCACCGCTCGATTGGATTCACCTGGGGACTGTAAGCCGGCTGAAACAGCAATATTACGTTCTCCGGCACTTGCAGTGCTCCCGCTCGGTGCGCTCCCGCTCCATCGACCTGCATCACGTGCAGGTCCCGCGGATACGCCGCTGCAAACTGCTCCAGGTACTTCTCGAAACACCGACTGTCGAGATGGCTGAACTCCCAGAAGCAGCTTTCCCCCGTCATCGGCTCCACCGCTCCGTACAACCAGAGCGCCTGGAAGCTCCACTGCACCTCCCCCACCGGCTTCACCCCAGGAGCGATCAGTACCCGCCCGGTCTCGGTGTGCAATCTAAAGCGGCTCTCGTCCTGGTACCAGTAACGCACCCACTCGTAGTCCACCACCGCTTCGACCCGGCTCTTCAGTTTCCGGGCAATACGCTCGGGCAGTTTTTTTGAAACTCATCCACGGCATCGGCGTCTTGCTTGACGTCGACGGGACGCGGCGCCTTCAGCTTCGCCCCGAGGCGGTAGCGCACGGTGTCATGGACGGTGGAATAGGACAGCTTCAGGTCCCAGACGGCTTCGAGCCAGGTCTGGACTTCCACATAACTGGAGAAGCTGCGCTCGTTATGGAGCTCTTGCTGCAATTGGGCGAGGGCATCGCCAGAGATCGCTGGCGGGCGACCGGAGCGCGCTTGGGCTCGGTGAGAGCGCTCAAGCCGCCACCACGGTAGTCCCTGAGCCAGCGCGAGACGGTGACGCGAGTACGTCCGAGGAGGCTGGCAACCTGGGTTGCTTGGGAAGCATGCCCTCACTTGAGCCAGTAGAGAGCCTGCAGCTTTTCCTTGACTCGGGCATTGGAGGTCGAGAGAAGGAGGGAGCGCAGTTCTTCATCGGACTCGGCGATATCGATGTGGAGCTCTCCCGGCATGATGACTCATCTCGCGAACCTGAAACCTACTACTCGTATCACATTTTCCCGCATTTGGTATCAACTTCCTCTCAACGTCCGCTTTCGCGACTTTCAACTCAGAGGCCATTTGAAAAGTCCTCATCCGATGTTAGAAAACTCACACGGTCCACGCTGTTGATACTGAAACGACAGCACCGTGTGAGCTATGCCCAAAAACTACACCAGCAATCTCTCTCCCGACCAGTTCGCGCTCATCGAGCCGTTGCTCCCAGCTGCCAAATCCGGCGGTCGCCCCCGCAGCATCTCATTTAACGCCGTCCTTAACGCTATCCTCTACCTGGTTGTCCAAGGCTGTAAGTGGCAAGACCTCCCGAGCGATTTCCCTCTTACTGGAACCGTCTACACCTACTTCCGTAACTGTCGTCTCGACGGTACTTGGCAGCGCTTGCACGACTACCTGCGCGACCGCACCCGTGCTGCGGACGG
The window above is part of the Rubidibacter lacunae KORDI 51-2 genome. Proteins encoded here:
- a CDS encoding non-ribosomal peptide synthetase, which codes for MGVTGELYIGGVQVARGYLNRSDLTAARFVPDPFSTDPDARLYRTGDLGRWRADGTLEYLGRRDFQVKLRGHRIEPGEIEACLRAHAGVDDAVVVARGSESDGGTALAAYVVADMDGADNGGVGLDAQVLRDHVVRHLPSWMVPSAYVLMEAFPLTASGKLDRQALPTPDGEAYVRQTYEAPVGAVEETLARIWSQLLGVEKVSRHDNFFDLGGHSLLAVQTISRLRETLGKEVTVKDLFANPVLRAFAAGLEAAGRSTMPPIAPVDRSARLPLSFAQQRLWFLSELDERAGEAYVISGGARLQGQLDRPALEQALDRIVARHEVLRTRFVSVDGVPEQRIYPADAGFALELTDLREAGDPEAELVRLAGLDSRTGFDLEAGPLIRGRLVQLGEDDHALLVSMHHIVSDGWSLGIFLKELGALYGAFARGESDPLPPLEVQYADYASWQRTWLSGEVLHDQADYWRETLADAPALLELPGDRARPPQQDYRGAARTVVLDEALTRSLKALSERHGVTLHMTLLAAWALLLSRLSGSEDVVVGTPVANRRHRSVEDSIGFFVNTIALRVDLSGSPSVGELLLRVKAGSLAAQDRQDIPFEQVVDLVCSERSLSHAPLFQTMLIWQNAPAASPGLAGLSVTDLEGGEDTSAKFDLTLSLRENSGGIEGSLVYARSLFEGATIGRYLDYWQRLLKGMAVETRPCHDLELMAADERRLVVEEWNASAVAYPEGICLHELFEAQVAKDPSAVALVFEGEELSYGALNERANRLAHHLRILGVGPDGLVGICVERGFEMVVGLLAVLKAGGAYVPLDPAYPVERLRFMLEDSGLQVLLHDGSVAADLIVKLCHACPGTQGVDLAGTEGWREQPATNLERGALTPRNLAYAIYTSGSTGQPKGVMVEHGNIVNQVLWYQEAFAQNGDDVTLQKTPLGFDISVWEIFVPLMCGARLVLARPEGHKDPAYLADIIRETGVTILQFVPSMLEAFLAHRLSADACKSIRHVICAGEALSASLLQGAGRRFPSAGLHNLFGPTETAVVVTSWTCPAGFEGGGVPIGRPVANTQVYILDGRGCPVPVGVTGELYIGGVQVARGYLNRPDLTAARFIANPFSTDPDARLYRTGDLGRWRADGTIEYLGRRDFQLKIRGHRIELGEIEACLSAHAGVGAAVVVARGSGSEGDTSLAAYVVADKDSADRGSVGVNAQALRDHAARHLPLWMVPSAYVLMDAFPLTASGKLDRRALPNPDGAAYVRRIYEAPEGGVEETLARIWSQLLEVERVGRHDNFFDLGGHSLLAVQMIARLPEALGKEVPLAKLFARPTVIAFADVLNSQHCLLDRGITAFRAEGTKPPLFLFQEGSGEVIYGFELTRHIDADIPVYGLTNHGDLSTPLCTIEAIAAHFLDSIKMVQPQGPYYIAGWSFGGLLAYEVATQMIGNDDQVAFLGLFDINCPQSLEPASSEEDYLRRIIKDKHVLLHLAAIAARRGIPIALNDIESPLHQDEVRQYISRMYAYEQAMHQYHIQPIPIPMHLFAAIEGTLVSRSGGWDTVISKEHIHFVSVPGNHWTMMDPPNISCLGASVSKSLKDLDQRVYRQGRSYDPLVTIQTGQMGQIPVFCIPGAGGNVAGFAPLANALDESCPIYGLQPRGLDGQRVPHASVRAASRCYLEAIRTVCPDGPVHLLGHSFGGWIAFQIALELLELRCPAESLTLIDSEAPKQHGDRVSEYTRTEIVTKLIGIYEQAGECSLGIEPAELAQLDAERQIGRLHESLLQHGLMPARSKSQDLQGVVRSFGTALRTKYQPARPYPGRTGLILMSNPKLPESSNAKLFANSVEAWRLWAPELLSWHGPGNHMTALKHPHVRHLSKWIMSNFQGQVGASE
- a CDS encoding winged helix-turn-helix domain-containing protein, whose amino-acid sequence is MRACFPSNPGCQPPRTYSRHRLALAQGLPWWRLERSHRAQARSGRPPAISGDALAQLQQELHNERSFSSYVEVQTWLEAVWDLKLSYSTVHDTVRYRLGAKLKAPRPVDVKQDADAVDEFQKNCPSVLPGN
- a CDS encoding IS630 family transposase, which gives rise to MDYEWVRYWYQDESRFRLHTETGRVLIAPGVKPVGEVQWSFQALWLYGAVEPMTGESCFWEFSHLDSRCFEKYLEQFAAAYPRDLHVMQVDGAGAHRAGALQVPENVILLFQPAYSPQVNPIERCWEWLKS